From a single Rhodothermus sp. genomic region:
- a CDS encoding ADP-ribosylglycohydrolase family protein: MTADRMLGALLGTAVGDALGMPVEGLSHTNVRTYYKGIKQYEPDRHRRDLAAGQWTDDTQFTFALTEALTEWLRTTDQPDRSDTTLTKRLADAYVALLPRARRWGATSRTAIERLTQGIPWTEAGDATHPSNGAAMRAAPLGIWWAVYDVPVAQALSFIFNVLGLTHRHPVALVAGFGQAFAVAEVLRTSPDSFDPRAFWNRLLKMVRLAETEWGDATAACSSRLQRLTDHLCDFPLDLQDLCHGTGPHADESWPFAVAMFARNPDLLEATLLSAINVGGDADTVGAMVGSLLGARHGWSAFPEAWRSELEAVHRLEAIAHAFLQALHATH; the protein is encoded by the coding sequence ATGACCGCAGACCGAATGCTCGGGGCCCTGCTGGGCACGGCCGTAGGCGATGCGCTCGGCATGCCTGTCGAAGGGCTCAGCCACACGAACGTACGCACCTATTACAAAGGCATCAAGCAGTACGAACCGGACCGGCATCGCCGTGATCTGGCAGCCGGCCAGTGGACCGACGACACGCAGTTTACATTTGCCCTCACGGAAGCACTGACCGAATGGCTGCGCACGACCGATCAGCCCGATCGCTCCGATACGACCCTGACCAAACGTCTGGCCGATGCCTACGTGGCATTGCTGCCTCGAGCCCGGCGATGGGGCGCTACCAGCCGAACCGCCATTGAGCGCCTGACGCAGGGCATCCCCTGGACCGAAGCGGGCGACGCAACGCATCCCTCCAACGGTGCTGCCATGCGCGCGGCTCCGCTGGGCATCTGGTGGGCCGTGTACGACGTCCCCGTTGCACAGGCGCTGTCATTTATCTTCAACGTGCTCGGCCTCACCCACCGCCATCCTGTCGCCCTGGTGGCGGGCTTTGGCCAGGCCTTTGCCGTGGCCGAAGTGCTACGCACCTCACCGGACTCCTTTGATCCCCGGGCCTTCTGGAACCGCCTCCTCAAGATGGTCCGGTTGGCCGAAACCGAATGGGGTGATGCCACGGCCGCCTGCTCCAGCCGTCTGCAACGGCTGACCGACCACCTATGCGACTTTCCCTTGGACCTACAGGACCTCTGCCACGGCACCGGCCCTCATGCCGATGAGAGCTGGCCTTTCGCCGTGGCCATGTTCGCCCGTAACCCCGACTTACTGGAAGCAACGCTGCTATCAGCTATTAACGTTGGCGGCGATGCCGATACGGTAGGAGCCATGGTCGGATCCCTGCTGGGGGCCCGTCATGGCTGGTCTGCCTTTCCCGAAGCCTGGCGGAGTGAGCTGGAAGCAGTCCATCGCCTTGAAGCTATCGCCCACGCGTTCCTTCAGGCACTGCATGCAACCCACTGA
- a CDS encoding NAD-dependent deacylase yields the protein MSNPSFAFPPELITRLARARSVAVLTGAGISAESGVPTFRDPGGLWEQFRPEELANVEAFLRNPDLVQRWYAYRRKLVREVAPNPGHYALVELERMVPDFTLITQNVDNLHRRAGSQRVVELHGNLLRSYCIDCGRPAEEVDLEAAAEGKPARCPTCGGLIRPDVVWFGEMLPEEALTEAYAACERAEVFLSIGTSAVVYPAAGLPLEAKRAGAYVAEINLQPSAIANEVDTLLLGKAGEILPALIDAVQAARTPHAP from the coding sequence ATGAGTAATCCCTCTTTTGCTTTTCCGCCGGAGCTAATCACGCGCCTCGCGCGCGCCCGATCGGTAGCCGTGCTGACCGGCGCGGGCATCAGTGCCGAAAGCGGCGTGCCCACCTTCCGCGACCCCGGCGGCCTCTGGGAGCAATTTCGTCCGGAAGAACTGGCCAACGTAGAGGCCTTCCTGCGTAACCCCGACCTCGTGCAACGCTGGTATGCCTACCGACGCAAGCTCGTGCGAGAGGTAGCGCCCAATCCAGGCCACTACGCCCTGGTTGAACTGGAACGCATGGTACCTGACTTCACGCTCATCACACAGAACGTCGATAACCTACATCGACGAGCCGGCAGCCAACGTGTCGTGGAGCTGCACGGCAACCTGCTACGCAGCTACTGCATCGATTGCGGCCGCCCCGCCGAAGAGGTGGACCTGGAGGCTGCAGCCGAAGGCAAACCCGCCCGTTGCCCGACCTGTGGCGGTCTGATTCGCCCCGATGTGGTGTGGTTTGGCGAAATGCTGCCCGAAGAAGCGCTGACTGAGGCCTACGCCGCCTGCGAGCGGGCCGAAGTGTTCCTGAGTATCGGCACCAGTGCTGTGGTCTACCCCGCCGCTGGACTACCCCTTGAAGCAAAGCGAGCCGGCGCCTACGTAGCAGAAATCAATCTCCAACCCAGCGCCATTGCAAACGAGGTGGATACGCTGTTGCTGGGAAAAGCTGGCGAAATCCTACCGGCGCTCATTGATGCCGTACAGGCAGCCCGCACCCCCCATGCTCCATAA
- a CDS encoding DUF58 domain-containing protein translates to MIPRELFQKIRRLEVRTRGLVDSLFGGEYHTAFKGQGITFAEVRPYQIGDDVRTIDWNVSARMGTPYVKLFEEEREQTLLLVVDVSGSQEFGVRGRTKRELAAEICAVLGFSALRNHDRVGLLLFSDQIEGFVPPRKGRRHVLRLVRDLYACRPRSARTDLRVALDYLIRVQRRRAIILILSDFLDMPDFERPLRALARRHDVVAIQLQDPVEQTWPDVGLVALIDAETGQRLWLDTRSVRVRRWLAARAHQQQVALEARLRHLQIDHVRLRTDADYVEPLLAFFHRRNRRRR, encoded by the coding sequence ATGATTCCCCGCGAGCTGTTTCAGAAAATCCGTCGGCTGGAGGTCCGCACCCGTGGACTGGTGGATAGCCTGTTCGGGGGCGAATATCACACGGCCTTTAAAGGGCAGGGCATCACGTTTGCGGAAGTGCGGCCCTACCAGATCGGCGACGACGTGCGCACGATCGACTGGAACGTCTCCGCCCGGATGGGCACCCCCTACGTGAAGCTCTTCGAGGAAGAGCGCGAGCAGACGTTGCTGCTGGTAGTCGATGTATCAGGCTCGCAGGAATTTGGCGTACGCGGACGGACCAAACGCGAACTGGCCGCTGAAATCTGCGCGGTGCTTGGCTTCAGCGCCCTGCGTAACCATGACCGTGTGGGCTTGCTGTTGTTTTCGGACCAGATCGAAGGCTTTGTCCCTCCCCGCAAAGGCCGTCGGCATGTACTTCGTCTCGTGCGCGATCTGTACGCCTGCCGTCCCCGATCGGCCCGCACGGACCTGCGCGTGGCGCTCGACTACTTGATCCGGGTGCAGCGTCGCCGCGCGATTATCCTGATCCTGAGTGACTTTCTGGATATGCCGGACTTTGAGCGTCCCCTGCGGGCGCTGGCCCGACGCCACGATGTGGTGGCCATCCAGCTGCAGGACCCGGTCGAACAGACCTGGCCCGACGTGGGGCTTGTTGCGCTGATCGATGCAGAGACCGGCCAACGTCTCTGGCTCGATACCCGCAGCGTCCGCGTGCGCCGCTGGCTGGCGGCACGCGCCCATCAGCAGCAAGTCGCACTGGAAGCCCGCTTGCGCCACTTGCAGATCGACCACGTACGCCTGCGCACCGACGCTGACTATGTGGAACCGTTGCTGGCATTTTTTCACCGTCGCAACCGACGCCGCCGATGA